One genomic window of Branchiostoma lanceolatum isolate klBraLanc5 chromosome 5, klBraLanc5.hap2, whole genome shotgun sequence includes the following:
- the LOC136434849 gene encoding OTU domain-containing protein 5-B-like — translation MTILPKKKPENDGQESTSGEHSHPHRVPHSHGHSSHPHPHGNVPEARVTVRPRSSPPRWGAGGASAREERFSSDEDAPEYGAHSHSGHANKRRHRCSGSPLRSSRKRGGLSVGGHSAHPVGSPQARPVENPPGEEQQDATPVYNSEDEYENSQDVDDKTLMEMEARFEHALKEKKGWTIRQMGVDGACLFRAVADQVYGDQEMHSIVRNHCMDYMLKNYDYFSQYVTEDFMTYINRKRSDHCHGNHLEMVAMSEMYNRPIEVYQYSTEPCNTFHGMHVTDNDPIRVSYHMKRHYNSIVNPWKATIGVGLGLPAFKPGLADKQQVDDAIKASEESELQQTMLEDKMRYTDWEATNEAIEEHVARESYLDWLREQEKRARQATAPRSASATCSSAEAAASRPRGGRSPRNHSTNNSPANTPERPESSDHHGPPSPRAAGTSGDPHVHTTVDRIGSPVVQGPSAKSPSPLPMGAEGGASPVAGVSGTLEDIPPAAYGLTDWDDDDLLANVLAISQQEYLDSLKRTVAVNNPEQQQQQQHMDTHPTFSMQHSDAKNSS, via the exons GCCCCGCTCGTCTCCCCCACGGTGGGGGGCGGGAGGGGCCTCTGCTCGGGAGGAGCGCTTCTCGAGCGACGAAGACGCCCCAGAATACGGAGCGCACTCGCATTCTGGACATGCCAACAAGCGGCGGCATCGCTGTTCAGGCTCCCCGCTCCGCAGCTCCAGAAAAAGGGGGGGTCTGTCTGTCGGGGGGCACTCGGCGCACCCCGTGGGGTCCCCCCAGGCCCGTCCCGTGGAGAACCCCCCCGGGGAGGAGCAGCAAGACGCTACACCTGTCTACAACAGCGAAGACGAGTATGAGAACTCTCAAGACGTGGACGACAAGACGCTCATGGAG ATGGAGGCTCGATTTGAACATGCTCTGAAAGAAAAGAAGGGCTGGACCATTCGACAGATGGGGGTGGATGGGGCCTGTTTGTTTCGTGCAGTTG CTGACCAGGTGTATGGTGATCAGGAGATGCATTCCATAGTGCGCAACCACTGCATGGACTACATG TTGAAAAACTATGACTACTTCTCCCAGTATGTGACTGAGGACTTCATGACATATATCAACCGTAAGCGTAGCGACCATTGTCATGGCAACCACCTGGAGATGGTTGCTATGTCGGAGATGTACAACCGACCCATCGAGGTGTACCAGTACAGTACAG AGCCATGCAACACATTCCATGGCATGCATGTGACGGATAACGACCCCATCCGTGTTAGTTACCACATGAAGCGGCACTACAATTCCATAGTCAACCCCTGGAAGGCCACCATTGGAGTGGGGTTGGGACTGCCGGCTTTCAAACCCGGG CTCGCAGACAAACAACAGGTTGATGATGCAATCAAGGCCTCGGAAGAGTCCGAACTTCAACAG ACCATGCTGGAGGACAAGATGCGGTACACGGACTGGGAAGCCACAAACGAGGCCATCGAGGAACACGTGGCGCGGGAATCGTACCTGGACTGGCTGCGAGAGCAGGAAAAACGGGCTCGACAGGCAACCGCT CCGCGTAGCGCCAGTGCGACGTGTAGTTCGGCCGAGGCGGCAGCAAGTCGCCCCCGAGGAGGCCGTTCCCCACGGAACCACAGTACCAACAACTCGCCGGCCAACACGCCCGAGAGACCAGAGAGCAGCGACCATCacggacccccctccccacgcgccGCGGGCACGTCGGGGGATCCTCATGTACATACCACTGTAGATAGGATAG GTAGCCCAGTTGTGCAAGGACCCAGTGCAAAGAGCCCCAGCCCCCTTCCCATGGGTGCAGAGGGTGGTGCTTCCCCTGTCGCTGGTGTCTCCGGGACCCTGGAGGATATACCACCAGCAGCATACG GTCTGACAGACTGGGATGATGACGATCTCCTCGCCAACGTGCTGGCCATCTCGCAACAGGAGTACCTGGACTCCCTGAAAAGAACAGTAGCTGTCAACAacccagaacaacaacaacaacaacaacacatggACACTCACCCCACATTCAGTATGCAACACTCGGATGCAAAAAACTCCAGCTAA